ggttttttgttttgttttgttttgcagatggagtttcactcttgttgtccaggctggagcgcaacaacggcgtgatctcggctcaccgaaacctctgcctcccagattcgagcaattctcctgcctcagcctcccaagtagctgggattacaggtgtgcaccatgacacctggctaatttttgtttagtagagacaggggttctccgtgttggccagctagtcttgaactcctgacctcaggtgatccgcccaactcagcctcccaaagtgctaggattacaggtgtgagccaccgtgcccagccaaaatgagGTAAATTTTTAAGAGACTTCACATAAGTaaggattaaaatattaaatggaaaactgAGTTTAGTGTCAATTAAGGATTATGCAATTGCTGGTTTAACTAATTTCCCATTTAGTTTTCAGCCTAGGGAAAAGCCTGTTAACTAAGTAAATGTTCCATTTTCTACCAACAGGAAAACAATCAGCTACAAAATCACCAATGTCTCTTGGATTTCAATCCTTGGTCAACAGTGCCAGATCTACAGAagcaaaactaaattttttttttttttttgagacggagtctcactctgtcacccaggctggagtgcagtggccggatctcagctcactgcaagctccgcctcccgggttcacgccattctcctgcctcagcctcccgagtagctgggactacaggtgcccgccacctcgcccggctagttttttgtattttttagtagagacggggtttcaccacgttagccaggatggtctcaacctcctgacctcgtgatccgcccgtctcagcctcccaaagtgctgggattacaggcttgagccactgcgcccggcaatttttttttctttcacaaagtaGTTTTAAGCCTCCAAGCGTTTGATTCTTTAAAACGTCATTCAGGGACTTTAAATGAAGGagtgaaggctgggcatggtgtctcacacctgtaatcccagcactttgggaggccaaggtgggtggatcacttgaggccaggaattcgagaccagattggccaacgtggtgaaaccccgtctctactaaaaacacaaaaaattagccgggtgtggtggcatgcacctacagtcccagctattcgggaggctgaggcacaaaaatcacttaaacccaggaggtggaggttccaatGAGCCAAgtttgcgctactgcactccagcctggctgacacagtgagactgtctccataaataaataaatgggaaaaaagcagACGAAGCatactagtttctttttttaacctttatttacAAAGAACACAACTCCTCttgacacaaacatacacattccAAGGAGGAGCCCATTAGTAACAACAACAGACTGGGGAGAACGACGGGGCCTTATTGAACACTGTTCAATAAAGAACTAGTCTGTGTACTGCAGACTAGGGGTCACTGAGAACGTTTTCTCAGATACGACTTTTCACCTCCAAGACAGGAAAAGAGATCTTGACGTGGAGGCCCGCCCATCTACAAGGCAGAAAGCTCCACACTCAATCTTCAGCATCGTCAAACTGTCCTGTTTCAAAGACCATCTTGGAATAATGGGGTATCAGTGGAGGCGGATGGTGCCAGCTGGGGTCATAAATCATGTCTCCTTGTGGGGCACAGCACACCCAAGGTTTGAGCTCTTGAGAAATGCTCTCCTGGATGTCGTCAGCATCTGCAGGCAgttttaaaagacagattaagggaaggaaggagggaaggaaggaaggtaaaaATGGACAGCCACAAAGTATGTCTAGGGGACAGATCCTTGcacttattttgtttaaaaacacacacagttCTCCTTTCCTGAAGAATTGTAAATGCATTCATTCTGAACAGCTGAGAAGCTGTGCTTCTCAGACAAGGGTTCTTAGCAGTGGAGAGGAGGCAAACTGGATAACACAGCACTTCTATCTGCAGCTGCTCAATTCATAGCAGACATTTTTGGAGACAGTGACAGTTTTGATGTCAAAACAGTGATACATTACGAagtcaaatgtattttttcaatataaaagaGGTGTCACAGAAATTGCAGACCTGTAACAGATACCAGCCTAAGCTCATAGATGTGGACCCCTGTTCCAAACTGTCTGCCTTCAGGGCTAGTCTGACAGGTGTGTCTGAGAAGGCCTGGTTCAGGACCCCCAGAGACTCTACACCTACCATATGGATTCCCTTGATCTGCTTTCAACTCCAAGTCCCAGTCCTCATTAAAAATATCACCAGGCTCTTCCTTGGGTGGACAGTTTGTCCCTTCTGACAGCTCCCAGGTATTCAGTTCTCCATCAGAGTCCTCCTCATCCATGGCAAAACCTTCCTCTTCAGAATGGGTGCCCTCACCCCGGGCAGGACTGTCATTAGGGATGCTCTGTGCTCCACGGGCTAAATCGACAAAGAGAAGATGGCCTTAGTGACAAACCAAAGAGGACCTGCTGTGTGCTCAGTCAATTTTGGGCAGACTTACTAGGAAGGTAGTAAAGCAAGTGCACAGAGTCTTCTTTAGCCACCtgagcacttttttaaaaatgctcttctgtgtatgtttttaaaagacctgATAACTTATTTTCAATAAGATGTTTTGTCTTATACAAGACCATTAATTGCCAGGTCCTTTAATTTACAAAGAGAGCTAGGGACAGTTAACATTTTCAGGTGGTTTGCATGTCTGTCACTGAGGCAAAGGGCCTCTGATAAATAATACGCTTTCACAATACAGGCTTGAattaagtttttgcttttttttttttttttttttttttttgagacagtctcactctgtagcccaggttggagtgcagtggcgccatctcagctcactgcaacctctacctcccaggttcacgcaattatctgcctcggcctcctgagaagctgggattacaggtgcccgccaccatgcccagttaatttttttgtatttttagtagagatggggtttcaccatcttggccaggctggtcttgaactcctgaccttgtgatccatccgcctcagcctcccaaagcgctgggattacagacgtaagccaccgcgcccggcagtttttgctcttttattcctcccttcagcctcaaagagcatGTTAGAGGTGAGCACAGGGACAAAGGAGAGCAGGAGCACTGCAGACAGACCAGAGCCTGTCTAGTTACAATGGGCAGCACCTAGTGCCTCCTTCTGACAGTGGGGAGGCTGGAAGGTACATTTGCAAAAGGTCTCACAATAAGAGAGGAAAAACTGGGGAAAGATAATGGATTTCCGAGCACAGTGCTTTGGTGATGCCAGGTCCCAGGAGAGAAGGCAATCAGCCTAAAACAGCCATGCTCTTAATACTGGAACAACAGTAACAGTGATAAGCAATAAAGTGATAGTTCAGTGCAAGGGGTCTaaagccagactgcctggtttCAAATCCCTGTTTTGCCAAGTACTAAACATGGGACTGGGCAGGGCgcggtagctcacccctgtaaacctagcactttgggaggccgaggcaagcagattgcttgagctcagaagttcaagaccagcctgaacaatgtggcaaaaccttgtctctacaaaaacttcaaaaaatttagctgggtgcagtggcattcacctgtaatcccagctactcaggaggctgaggtgggaggatcgcttgagcctgggaggcagaggctgcaatgagccaagatcgtgccattgcacagagtgagaccctgtctcaaacaacaaaaaaaaagtgtgactgAGCTGAAATTTACTTAACTAGTTCCATAACATAaatacagaattaccatatgacccagcaatcccagtcCTAaacatatacccaaaagaactgaaaagaggTGTTCAAATAAAACAAGGATACTGACAGCAGCACTACTTACAATCAGCAAAAGggagaaacaacacaaatgtccatcaatggatgaatgggaaaacaaaatgtggtatatgcgtATGATGgaattattcagccataaaaaggaatgcagtGCTGATACATGCTATGGCATGGATGCACCTTGAAAATAcgctaagtggaagaagccataCACAAAAGGCACATGTtgttatgattccatttacaggCAACTCACATTTGCCTATCCAGAATAgataaatccacagagacagaaagcaaattagtggttgccaagaactcagggaaggaaggaatggagaatGACTACTTGGTGAGCACAGGGTTTccttttagggtgatgaaaagaTTCTGGAACTAGGtactggtgatggttgcacaacactgccATTGTGCTAAAAGGCCACTGAATTATATGCTGTAAAATGGttaaatggtaaatttatgtTAGGTAtcttttaccacaatttttaaattgtttttatttaactattctgtgcctcaatttccacatctgtaaaatgaagatagggttgttgtgagagttactttaaaaggaaaaaaaagggccaggcgtggtggctcacctctgtaatcccaacactttgggaggccgaggtgggcagatcacctgaggtcaggagttcgagaccagcctggccaacacagtgaaagcccctctccactaaaaatacaaaaattaggctgggcgtggtggctcacgcctgtagtcccagcactttgggaggtcaaggcaggcagatcacaaggtcaggagatcgagaccatcctgaaacCCTgcgtctactaaaaacacaaaaaattagccaggcatggtggcaggtgcctgtggttccagctactcgggaggctgaggcaggagaatggcatgaacctgggagaagtgaggagcttgcagtgagcagaatgcttcctgccctgggagacagagcgagactctgtctcaaacaataaataaataaatacaaaaattagccaggcaccgttgtgcgagcctgtaatcccagctactcaggaggctgaggcacgagaatcacttgaacccaggagacggaggttgcagtgagcctgggtgacagagtgagactccatctcaaaaaaaagaaaaagaaaaaggggccgcacggcagctcacacctgtaatcccagcactttgagaggctgaggcagatgggtcacatgaggtcaggagctcaagaccagcctggccaacatggtgaaaccccatctctactaaaaatacaaaaatcagccgggcatggtggcatatgcctgtaatccagctacttgggaggctgaggcaggagaatgcttgaatccaggaggtaaagactgtagtgagccaagattgtgccactgtgctccagcctgggcaacaagagcaaaactccctctcaaaaaaaaaaaaaaaaaaggcagggggccgggcacagtggctcatgcctgtaatcccagcactttgggaggcctaggtgggcggatcacttgagatcaggagttctagaccagcctggacaacatggtgaaaccccatagctactaaaaatacaaaaattagctgggtgtggtggcacatgcctgtagttccagctactcgggaggctgaggcaggagaattgctttaaccgtgggaggcaggatggtctcgatctagtGAGCTCGAGATCTGTGCCATCTCGtactcccaaagtcctgggatgacaGAGCTTAAGCCACCtcgcatttcaaaaaaaaaaagatattttgagagagaacacattcacataactttcaGTATATTGGCATAATTGTTCTACATTAATATGGTTATTAATCACatatgcataatttataaattaaactgtaTCAGAAATAGTAtatatagggggaaaaaaagcagtttCAGCATCCCCTAGGAATAAGGGGAGACTGCTGTACTATTTTCACTGTTTCAAGCTGTTTCTCTCGGTAGAAGGATGGGTTTGAACGTAAGGAAAGTCCCAGGACTTCCCTTAAGGAAGCTCCAAGCAAGGCTTCCAAAGGAGGGTACTGGTTCAACCCTGGGCAGAGGCCACCAAGCAGCAGAGAGGACTGgctaaaataaaaggtaaatgagACAGAGGGACTATCCCTCTCCTCACGTCCTTGGTCTCCCCAGCTTCCACCGTCTCTGCCATCTACTTGCCTAGTCGATCCATAGCCTTCTCAGTCTGTCTCTCCTGACTGGAGTGGTCAGCTGTAGCAAAGCCAGCCTGCAGGAAGAAGAAACGATTACCAAGGACTTGGGTATCTGGGGTATGCCCAGTATTCAGCTATTGCACCTCAACCCCACCCATTCTTCCATACTCCCCTTGGTGATGCAGGGCTGGGACTCTGCCACCCACATTTCTGCTTTGCCCTGTTAAACTGCGCAAGGCTGGAAGGAGACGGACTATTCCTTCCTATTCACGTTGGCATCACCTTATGACACTTCACCATGGCAGCAGGAATGCCTTCCTATAGCGGCCACAGAATCCAGTATACAGTTCTGCGAACTCTTGCAGAGCCAGCCTTATCACTGCACCTTCTCTTTAGAGGTCTGGATCCCAGGACTCTCCTCCAAGCTCAGAGACCCCCTACATCAGCTGAGGCAGTGCCTCCTCCTTAAAGGTTGGAATTTCAGCTCTACAGAGCCTTTCCTctaagcttttaaattttaatcaactTCATCTCTTTGTTCCTCCAGCCATAGGTTGGTAGCTCTTCCCTGCGGTTGCCACCCCCCGGTATACGTTTTACCTTTTCAGTTACTTAACAACTTTATAGTTAGCAAACAACTCTATCGAATTCTGTTTCCTCACCGACACATTGAGGTGGGGGAAGCTTTATAGCTCCTCTGCAATTGCTGAGCACTGAAGGCAGTATTTCTAATCTAACTGAAAATCTTCCCGCACGGCCAACCAAATGCTTCTCTGCTCCTATCACTCAGAAGTTCCTGAAACCCTATGACCTCCAAGACCTCTTTCTAATGAATCACGAAATGTTCCCTGCCTGCATAAAAAGACTTGATTttgatcccagctctgccatccaTTTAGACTGTGACCTTGAACACATCACTTCAATTACCGTGCCTGAGTTTTCTTCTCCAGAAATTGGGGGTGACTGTTCTGACCCTGCAGGGGACTTATGATGAGATACCATTTATGAAAACACCTGGCATGTGGCAAGAATGTAACATTTCTTGAATTTAAATTCATCTTTTCTGCTACATCTAAACTGCACTTGGCACCTGCTCCAATCAGCATTCATTATCTAGTTATGTCTGGGTTTAATAATTCAATTCCACTCCCTTTAGTGACAACTTCTGATCACTGCCGCCCAAGGAGAATGCAGACCTCTCGCCTAAACcactgccacagcctcctaaCCACGTTCCCATCCAG
The Papio anubis isolate 15944 chromosome 17, Panubis1.0, whole genome shotgun sequence genome window above contains:
- the COPRS gene encoding coordinator of PRMT5 and differentiation stimulator isoform X2, with translation MGGDAGDREPGPAARSLGEGQAGFATADHSSQERQTEKAMDRLARGAQSIPNDSPARGEGTHSEEEGFAMDEEDSDGELNTWELSEGTNCPPKEEPGDIFNEDWDLELKADQGNPYDADDIQESISQELKPWVCCAPQGDMIYDPSWHHPPPLIPHYSKMVFETGQFDDAED
- the COPRS gene encoding coordinator of PRMT5 and differentiation stimulator isoform X1 — encoded protein: MDPQAARAQARRAAEPSRGPPLPSAQEAPPSPEAGFATADHSSQERQTEKAMDRLARGAQSIPNDSPARGEGTHSEEEGFAMDEEDSDGELNTWELSEGTNCPPKEEPGDIFNEDWDLELKADQGNPYDADDIQESISQELKPWVCCAPQGDMIYDPSWHHPPPLIPHYSKMVFETGQFDDAED
- the COPRS gene encoding coordinator of PRMT5 and differentiation stimulator isoform X3; translation: MMPQRWYLAKAGFATADHSSQERQTEKAMDRLARGAQSIPNDSPARGEGTHSEEEGFAMDEEDSDGELNTWELSEGTNCPPKEEPGDIFNEDWDLELKADQGNPYDADDIQESISQELKPWVCCAPQGDMIYDPSWHHPPPLIPHYSKMVFETGQFDDAED